CGATCCGCACGTGGTGCATCTTCTGGGCGAGGACCGCACCGTCACCGCCGACCAGATTCTGATCGCCACCGGCGGCCGCCCGGCGGCCCATCCGGCGCTGCCCGGCCACGAGCACTGCATCTTCTCCAATGAGGCTTTCGACCTCACGGTGCTGCCAAAGGCGATCATGATCGAGGGCGGCGGCTATATCGCGGTCGAATTCGCCAACATCTTCCACGGCCTCGGCGTCGACACCACGCTGGTCTATCGCGGCAAGGAGATTCTCAGCCGTTTCGACATGGACCTGCGGCGCATGCTGCACGAGACGATGGAAAAAAAGGGGATAAGGATACTGTGCCATTCGGTGACAGAGTGGGTGCGCAAGCGACCGGACGGCCGGCTCGACGCCCTTCTCACCAGCGGCAAGGTGCTAACGGTCGACCAGGTCATGCTGGCCATCGGGCGCGTCCCCAACACCGAGAATATGGGCCTGGAAGGCATTGGCCTCGAGATGACCGCGGTCGGCGCGATCAAGGTTGATGACTATTCCCGCACCAATATCGACAACATCTGGGCGATCGGCGATGTCACCAACCGCGTGCAACTGACCCCGGTGGCGATCCACGAGGCGATGTGCTTCGTCGAGACGGCATTCAAGGACAACCCGACCGCGCCCGACCACGACACGATCGCCACGGCCGTCTTCTCGCAACCGGAAATCGGTACTGTGGGCCTGTCGGAAGACGAAGCCGTCAAGCGTTTCGCCGAGATCGAGATCTATCGCGCCAGCTTCCGGCCGATGCGCCATACGCTGTCGGGCCGTGACGAGAAGATGCTGATCAAGCTGGTGGTCGATGGCGCCTCGCGCAAAGTGCTCGGCGCCCACATATTGGGGCCGGATGCGGGAGAGATGGCGCAACTGCTCGGCATTCCGCTGAAGGCAGGACTGACCAAGGATGATTTCGACCGGACCATGGCGGTACACCCGACCGCCGCGGAAGAACTCGTCACCATGTACAAGCCGACATACCGCGTGAAAGACGGCCAGCGCGTCTGATCTTTCTTCTGCCGCCAGCGCTTGCCGTCAGAGGGAAGCAACCAGCACCGCTTGCTCGTGACTTTGGCGGCCGCATCCATCTGGTCGTCGACCAGGCGTCGAGGAGGAGCGCATTGTCGGCGCGCCTCCTTTTCGCTCGACGGAGCGAAGCTCTCTTCAGCCGCGCCGCCAGCCTTGCCGGCGGCGGAGACAGTTGTCGTGCTACAGCAGCGTGCCGCGCAAGATGACCAGCGCCACCGAGAAATAGATCACCAGCCCGGTGACATCGACCAGCGTGGCGACGAACGGGGCCGATGCGCTGGCGGGGTCGAAGCCGATCCTCTTCAGGGCGAACGGCAGCATCGACCCAGACAGGGAGCCAAAGGCGACGATACCGACCAGTGCCGCCCCGACCGTCGCTGCAATCAGCGGCCAATGCGGGCCGTAATCGTAAAAACCCATATACTGCCAGAGTGCGATACGGCAGATGCCGACCACCCCCAGCATCGAGCCGAGCACCAGTCCGGTCGGCAGTTCGCGCAAGGCGACGCGCCACCAGTCGCGCAGCCCGATCTCACGCAGCGCCAGCGCGCGGATGACCAGCGAGGTCGCCTGCGAGCCGGAATTGCCGCCGGAGCTCATGATCAGCGGAATGAACAGCGTCAGCACGATCGCCTTTTCCAGCTCTCCCTCATAGCTTTGCATGGCGTTGGCCGTCAGCATCTCGCTGATGAACAAGGCGCAGAGCCAGCCGCCGCGCTTCTGGATCATGGCGAGGAAGCTC
The genomic region above belongs to Mesorhizobium sp. B4-1-4 and contains:
- the gor gene encoding glutathione-disulfide reductase → MAGYDYDLFVIGGGSGGVRAARVAAALGKRVGIAEEYRFGGTCVIRGCVPKKLYVYASQFPEHFADAAGYGWTVPEASFDWQTLVANKDREIGRLEAIYKKNVQGAGGEPFHSRAMIVDPHVVHLLGEDRTVTADQILIATGGRPAAHPALPGHEHCIFSNEAFDLTVLPKAIMIEGGGYIAVEFANIFHGLGVDTTLVYRGKEILSRFDMDLRRMLHETMEKKGIRILCHSVTEWVRKRPDGRLDALLTSGKVLTVDQVMLAIGRVPNTENMGLEGIGLEMTAVGAIKVDDYSRTNIDNIWAIGDVTNRVQLTPVAIHEAMCFVETAFKDNPTAPDHDTIATAVFSQPEIGTVGLSEDEAVKRFAEIEIYRASFRPMRHTLSGRDEKMLIKLVVDGASRKVLGAHILGPDAGEMAQLLGIPLKAGLTKDDFDRTMAVHPTAAEELVTMYKPTYRVKDGQRV